The following are from one region of the Vitis riparia cultivar Riparia Gloire de Montpellier isolate 1030 chromosome 14, EGFV_Vit.rip_1.0, whole genome shotgun sequence genome:
- the LOC117931151 gene encoding pectinesterase inhibitor-like, with product MNTISSVFFILILAFWPHQILAQEDQDLGLIIPNQKSSLGEELIAQVCDHAIYKNLCISSLQSVPESKDADLFELTTIALKLAAANATEIKKYVQKLLNKSHSDRYTHQCLADCSENYEDALDRIEDSLKALESKGYNDVNTWVTAAMADAESCEEGFLDRPGHKSPLTGRSTIFNQLCSTALTITNFLSGSV from the coding sequence ATGAACACAATCTCTAGTGTCTTCTTCATCCTAATTCTTGCCTTCTGGCCACATCAAATCTTGGCCCAAGAGGACCAGGACTTAGGATTAATCATACCAAATCAGAAATCATCATTAGGGGAGGAGCTGATCGCCCAAGTTTGTGATCATGCAATCTACAAGAATCTGTGCATAAGTTCCCTACAATCAGTCCCAGAAAGCAAGGATGCAGACCTCTTTGAGCTTACCACAATTGCACTAAAACTTGCTGCAGCAAATGCTACTGAAATCAAAAAATATGTTCAGAAGTTGCTTAACAAGTCTCATTCAGACCGCTATACACACCAATGCCTCGCTGATTGTTCCGAAAACTATGAAGATGCGCTGGATCGGATTGAGGACTCATTGAAAGCTCTGGAATCCAAGGGATACAATGATGTTAACACATGGGTGACCGCTGCCATGGCGGATGCCGAGTCATGTGAGGAGGGGTTCCTTGATCGTCCAGGCCATAAGTCTCCATTGACTGGTAGAAGCACAATATTTAACCAGCTATGCAGTACTGCTTTAACCATTACCAACTTCTTATCTGGTAGTGTTTGA
- the LOC117930212 gene encoding epoxide hydrolase A isoform X2, with protein MEGIEHRMVSVNGIKMHVAEKGQGPVVLFLHGFPELWYTWRHQIIAMASHGYHAVAPDLRGYSDSEAPASFTSYTCLHVVGDLIALIDYLGADKVFLVGHDWGAQIGWYMCLFRPDRVKAYVSLTVPFRPRNPKIRPIEGMRAFFGDDYYMCRFQPGEIEAEIAHLGSKEVLKRILTDRKPGPPCLPKENPFGIKAIPPSPLPSWFSEEDLNYYARKYDEKGFTGGLNYYRALDLNWELTAPWTGEQVRVPVKFVVGDLDMVYTTPGVKEYVDSGAFKKDVPCLEDIVIIEGAGHFINQEKAEEINNYIVDFIRKF; from the exons ATGGAGGGGATAGAGCATAGAATGGTGAGTGTTAATGGCATAAAAATGCATGTAGCAGAGAAAGGACAAGGCCCAGTTGTGCTGTTCCTACATGGCTTCCCTGAGCTTTGGTATACATGGAGGCATCAGATCATTGCCATGGCTTCACATGGATACCATGCTGTGGCTCCTGATCTGAGGGGCTACAGTGACTCCGAAGCTCCAGCTTCATTCACCAGCTACACTTGCCTTCATGTTGTTGGTGATCTTATTGCTCTTATAGATTATCTTGGAGCTGATAAGGTGTTCCTTGTGGGACATGACTGGGGTGCTCAGATAGGGTGGTATATGTGCCTCTTTAGGCCTGATAGAGTGAAGGCATATGTGTCCCTTACTGTCCCCTTCAGGCCCAGGAACCCCAAGATTAGGCCAATTGAAGGGATGAGAGCTTTCTTTGGAGATGACTACTACATGTGCAGATTTCAG CCTGGGGAGATTGAAGCTGAGATTGCCCATCTCGGTAGCAAAGAAGTACTCAAGAGAATTCTAACAGACCGCAAACCGGGTCCTCCCTGCTTGCCTAAAGAAAATCCATTTGGAATCAAAGCCATTCCTCCCAGTCCCTTGCCCTCTTGGTTTTCAGAAGAAGACCTTAACTACTATGCCAGAAAATATGATGAGAAGGGCTTCACTGGAGGGTTGAACTACTACAGAGCTTTGGATTT AAATTGGGAGCTCACGGCACCATGGACAGGGGAGCAAGTGAGAGTTCCGGTTAAATTTGTCGTAGGCGATCTGGACATGGTCTATACTACTCCAGGGGTGAAGGAATATGTAGACTCTGGTGCCTTCAAGAAAGATGTGCCATGTTTGGAGGATATTGTTATAATTGAAGGAGCCGGTCACTTCATCAACCAGGAAAAAGCAGAGGAAATCAACAATTACATTGTGGATTTCATCAGGAAGTTCTAA
- the LOC117930212 gene encoding epoxide hydrolase A isoform X1: MEGIEHRMVSVNGIKMHVAEKGQGPVVLFLHGFPELWYTWRHQIIAMASHGYHAVAPDLRGYSDSEAPASFTSYTCLHVVGDLIALIDYLGADKVFLVGHDWGAQIGWYMCLFRPDRVKAYVSLTVPFRPRNPKIRPIEGMRAFFGDDYYMCRFQKPGEIEAEIAHLGSKEVLKRILTDRKPGPPCLPKENPFGIKAIPPSPLPSWFSEEDLNYYARKYDEKGFTGGLNYYRALDLNWELTAPWTGEQVRVPVKFVVGDLDMVYTTPGVKEYVDSGAFKKDVPCLEDIVIIEGAGHFINQEKAEEINNYIVDFIRKF; this comes from the exons ATGGAGGGGATAGAGCATAGAATGGTGAGTGTTAATGGCATAAAAATGCATGTAGCAGAGAAAGGACAAGGCCCAGTTGTGCTGTTCCTACATGGCTTCCCTGAGCTTTGGTATACATGGAGGCATCAGATCATTGCCATGGCTTCACATGGATACCATGCTGTGGCTCCTGATCTGAGGGGCTACAGTGACTCCGAAGCTCCAGCTTCATTCACCAGCTACACTTGCCTTCATGTTGTTGGTGATCTTATTGCTCTTATAGATTATCTTGGAGCTGATAAGGTGTTCCTTGTGGGACATGACTGGGGTGCTCAGATAGGGTGGTATATGTGCCTCTTTAGGCCTGATAGAGTGAAGGCATATGTGTCCCTTACTGTCCCCTTCAGGCCCAGGAACCCCAAGATTAGGCCAATTGAAGGGATGAGAGCTTTCTTTGGAGATGACTACTACATGTGCAGATTTCAG AAGCCTGGGGAGATTGAAGCTGAGATTGCCCATCTCGGTAGCAAAGAAGTACTCAAGAGAATTCTAACAGACCGCAAACCGGGTCCTCCCTGCTTGCCTAAAGAAAATCCATTTGGAATCAAAGCCATTCCTCCCAGTCCCTTGCCCTCTTGGTTTTCAGAAGAAGACCTTAACTACTATGCCAGAAAATATGATGAGAAGGGCTTCACTGGAGGGTTGAACTACTACAGAGCTTTGGATTT AAATTGGGAGCTCACGGCACCATGGACAGGGGAGCAAGTGAGAGTTCCGGTTAAATTTGTCGTAGGCGATCTGGACATGGTCTATACTACTCCAGGGGTGAAGGAATATGTAGACTCTGGTGCCTTCAAGAAAGATGTGCCATGTTTGGAGGATATTGTTATAATTGAAGGAGCCGGTCACTTCATCAACCAGGAAAAAGCAGAGGAAATCAACAATTACATTGTGGATTTCATCAGGAAGTTCTAA
- the LOC117930626 gene encoding uncharacterized protein LOC117930626, producing MFKKFSSEDVSSQNQVKASVQRKIRQSIADEYPGLEPVLDDLLPKKSPLIVAKCQNHLNLVLVNNVPLFFNVRDGPYMPTLRLLHQYPNIMKKLQVDRGAIKFVLAGANIMCPGLTSPGGVLDDNVAEESPVAIMAEGKQHALAIGFTKMSAKDIRAINKGIGVDNMHYLNDGLWKIWAQTLISGNGWSAWIEAAVAGGTAFIDDLQFSPWVALNGPMQIPSPQRHSTDLRSEFTYQKPLKNPSFICLEGRRNPNSHLSSGLQLQLLTMGIDLVAGGKSKKTKRTAPKSDDIYLKLLVKLYRFLVRRTGSKFNAVILKRLFMSKVNKPPLSLSRLVRYMGGKEGKIAVVVGTVTDDIRVYEVPALKVTALRFTETARARIEKAGGECLTFDQLALRAPLGQNTVLLRGPKNSREAVKHFGKAPGVPHSHTKPYVRSKGRKFERARGRRNSRGFRV from the exons ATGTTCAAAAA GTTCTCATCTGAAGATGTATCCTCACAAAATCAAGTTAAGGCATCGGTGCAACGCAAAATTCGGCAAAGCATTGCAGATGAG TACCCAGGACTCGAACCAGTGTTGGATGATTTGCTTCCAAAGAAGTCCCCTCTCATTGTTGCTAAATG tcaaaaccatctgaatctggTGTTGGTCAACAATGTGCCACTGTTTTTCAATGTTCGGGATGGACCTTACATGCCTACGTTACGACTTCTTCACCAAT ATCCcaatataatgaaaaaactGCAAGTAGACAGGGGTGCAATTAAGTTTGTCCTTGCTGGAGCAAATATAATGTGTCCTGGCCTCACATCTCCTGGTGGTGTTTTGGACGATAATGTGGCTGAAGAAAGCCCAGTG GCCATAATGGCTGAAGGAAAGCAACATGCTCTTGCTATTGGGTTCACAAAAATGTCAGCAAAAGACAT TAGAGCAATCAACAAAGGAATTGGCGTGGATAACATGCATTACCTCAATGACGGGCTGTGGAAG ATCTGGGCTCAAACCTTGATTTCTGGAAATGG ATGGAGTGCCTGGATTGAAGCTGCTGTGGCTGGAGGGACTGCATTCATCGATGATCTGCAGTTTTCACC ATGGGTTGCTTTGAATGGGCCTATGCAAATTCCAA GTCCACAGAGACACAGCACAGACCTCCGTAGTGAATTCACCTATCAAAAGCCTCTAAAAAACCCTAGTTTCATTTGCCTCGAAGGTCGAAGAAACCCTAACTCTCATCTCTCTAGCGGCCTCCAACTTCAACTTCTCACAATG GGGATCGATCTTGTCGCCGGAGGCAAGAGCAAGAAGACCAAGCGGACCGCCCCCAAATCCGATGATATTTACCTCAAGCTTCTCGTGAAG CTGTACCGCTTCCTTGTGCGGAGAACTGGAAGCAAGTTCAATGCGGTGATACTGAAGAGGCTGTTTATGAGCAAGGTCAACAAACCTCCACTTTCTCTCTCCAGGTTGGTCCGTTACATGGGGGGAAAG GAGGGAAAGATTGCTGTGGTTGTGGGGACTGTTACAGATGATATTAGGGTTTATGAAGTTCCTGCATTGAAGGTTACAGCATTGAGGTTCACAGAGACTGCAAGAGCAAGGATTGAGAAGGCAGGTGGAGAGTGCCTGACTTTTGATCAGCTTGCACTCAGGGCTCCACTCGGACAGAACACG GTTCTTCTCCGAGGTCCTAAGAATTCTCGCGAAGCAGTGAAACACTTTGGGAAAGCTCCTGGTGTGCCACACAGCCATACCAAACCTTATGTGCGGTCAAAGGGACGGAAGTTTGAGAGAGCTAGGGGAAGGAGGAACAGCAGGGGATTTAGGGTTTGA
- the LOC117929870 gene encoding bidirectional sugar transporter SWEET16-like: protein MASLSFIIGIIGNVISILVFTSPIGTFRRVVKKKSTENYKGIPYITTLLSTSLWSFYGILKPGGLLVLTVNGAGAILQFIYVTLFLIYAPRDVKIKSMKVAAILDVGFLGAVIALTLLAFHGSSQLICVGIFCAGLTIVMYASPLSAMRMVIKTKSVEFMPFFLSFFLFLNGGVWSVYAVLVTDFFIGVPNAVGFVLGSAQLILYAVYRNKSRPSATSEERVEEEGSAHMVKRAVEMQVSKDDGKASPKNHSLSKGRSLPMPFISRQYSLQKIMRTLSWSPCEPQDRQQDKDIEKGDI from the exons ATGGCTAGCTTGAGCTTCATCATTGGCATCATAG GAAATGTGATTTCTATACTGGTTTTTACCTCCCCCAT AGGGACTTTTCGTAGAGTAGTGAAGAAGAAATCAACAGAGAATTACAAAGGAATTCCATACATAACTACCCTGTTAAGCACAAGTTTGTGGTCTTTCTATGGAATTCTCAAGCCTGGCGGCTTACTCGTCCTTACTGTGAATGGTGCTGGTGCCATTCTGCAGTTCATCTATGTCACTCTGTTTCTGATCTATGCTCCCAGGGATGTAAAG ATCAAGTCCATGAAAGTGGCAGCCATATTGGATGTTGGCTTTCTTGGAGCAGTGATTGCACTAACTCTCCTAGCCTTCCATGGAAGTTCTCAGCTTATCTGTGTGGGAATTTTTTGTGCAGGATTGACTATAGTCATGTATGCATCTCCTCTTTCAGCCATG AGGATGGTGATAAAGACGAAGTCTGTGGAGTTCATGCcgttttttctctcatttttcctaTTCCTCAATGGAGGTGTTTGGTCTGTTTATGCAGTGCTTGTCACGGATTTCTTTATTGGA GTTCCAAATGCCGTAGGATTTGTGTTGGGGTCAGCCCAGCTGATCCTCTACGCAGTTTACAGAAACAAGTCAAGGCCTTCAGCAACATCAGAGGAGAGAGTGGAGGAGGAAGGCTCGGCCCACATGGTGAAAAGAGCGGTTGAGATGCAAGTCTCTAAGGATGATGGCAAGGCCAGTCCAAAAAATCATAGCCTCAGCAAGGGAAGAAGCCTCCCCATGCCCTTCATATCTCGACAATACAGCTTACAGAAGATCATGAGAACTCTTTCCTGGAGTCCATGTGAGCCGCAGGATCGGCAGCAAGATAAGGACATTGAGAAGGGTGACATATGA
- the LOC117930627 gene encoding bidirectional sugar transporter SWEET16-like gives MANPSFIVGIIGNMASLLVYLAPIKTFSHIVKHRSTEEFESLPYVSTLLSSSVGIYYGVTKPGMYLLATINGLGALIQLVYVVLFLIYAPPKIRAKTAILVGVLDVGFLAAVFLVTQYTMHGDLRIGVVGFIRAGITIAMYASPLVAMLRSSLLSKFTHTHNGTFDSAKASPYEIEGIGLCSYLKGLNSFFMHA, from the exons ATGGCTAATCCAAGCTTCATTGTTGGTATTATAG GAAATATGGCCTCTCTACTAGTTTATCTTGCTCCCAT AAAGACATTTTCACATATAGTGAAACATAGATCAACTGAGGAGTTTGAGAGCCTTCCTTATGTTAGCACATTATTGTCTTCGTCCGTGGGGATCTACTATGGAGTCACAAAGCCCGGAATGTACCTGCTAGCCACTATCAATGGCCTTGGGGCACTCATCCAGCTTGTTTATGTTGTCTTGTTCCTCATATATGCACCTCCAAAAATAAGG GCCAAGACCGCTATACTTGTTGGGGTTTTGGATGTGGGGTTTCTAGCAGCAGTATTTCTCGTCACTCAATACACAATGCATGGAGATTTACGGATCGGTGTAGTAGGGTTTATTCGTGCAGGCATAACTATAGCCATGTATGCTTCACCTTTAGTGGCTATGTTAAGAAGCTCTCTTTTATCAAAgttcacacacacacataatgGCACCTTTGATAGTGCAAAGGCCAGTCCATATGAAATAGAGGGTATTGGCTTGTGTTCCTATCTTAAAGGCCTAAATTCTTTCTTCATGCATGCCTAG
- the LOC117931226 gene encoding bidirectional sugar transporter SWEET17-like isoform X1, protein MEGLSFFVGVIGNIISVTVVLSPIKTFLRIVKHRSTEDFESFPYVIALLGTSLWCYYGVIKPGGFILATTNGLGIIIELVYVTLFIIYAPLRVRAKTAIYLGILNVAVPAIVILITLFTMHGDLRIDVLGFVCAGLSIVMYGSPLVVVKRVLTTKSVEYMPFLLSFFFFLNGGIWTVYAILVKDFFLGVPNGIGFLLGTAQMVLYAMYWKSKPSQNISEELEDGWQHKHLIPENSSED, encoded by the exons ATGGAGGGCCTGAGCTTCTTTGTTGGAGTGATAG GGAACATCATTTCGGTGACTGTGGTTCTCTCTCCCAT AAAAACGTTCTTGCGAATAGTAAAGCATAGATCAACCGAGGATTTTGAGAGCTTTCCATATGTAATTGCATTATTGGGCACATCCTTGTGGTGTTACTATGGAGTCATAAAGCCAGGGGGCTTCATCCTAGCGACTACTAATGGTCTCGGTATCATCATCGAGCTTGTTTATGTTACATTATTCATCATTTATGCACCTCTAAGAGTAAGG GCCAAGACTGCCATATATCTTGGGATTTTGAATGTAGCAGTTCCAGCAATAGTAATTCTCATTACTCTTTTCACAATGCATGGAGACTTGCGCATCGATGTGCTAGGGTTTGTGTGTGCAGGCCTTAGTATAGTCATGTACGGTTCGCCTCTTGTTGTTGTG AAAAGGGTGTTGACTACAAAGAGTGTGGAGTATATGCCTTTCcttctatcatttttctttttcttaaatggAGGGATTTGGACTGTCTACGCCATCCTTGTGAAAGACTTCTTCCTTGGT GTACCAAATGGGATTGGATTTCTTCTTGGAACAGCTCAGATGGTGCTCTATGCCATGTACTGGAAATCTAAGCCATCCCAAAATATTTCAGAGGAGTTGGAGGATGGATGGCAACACAAGCATCTCATACCCGAAAACAGTTCCGAAGACTAG
- the LOC117931226 gene encoding bidirectional sugar transporter SWEET17-like isoform X2, translating into MEGLSFFVGVIGNIISVTVVLSPIKTFLRIVKHRSTEDFESFPYVIALLGTSLWCYYGVIKPGGFILATTNGLGIIIELVYVTLFIIYAPLRAKTAIYLGILNVAVPAIVILITLFTMHGDLRIDVLGFVCAGLSIVMYGSPLVVVKRVLTTKSVEYMPFLLSFFFFLNGGIWTVYAILVKDFFLGVPNGIGFLLGTAQMVLYAMYWKSKPSQNISEELEDGWQHKHLIPENSSED; encoded by the exons ATGGAGGGCCTGAGCTTCTTTGTTGGAGTGATAG GGAACATCATTTCGGTGACTGTGGTTCTCTCTCCCAT AAAAACGTTCTTGCGAATAGTAAAGCATAGATCAACCGAGGATTTTGAGAGCTTTCCATATGTAATTGCATTATTGGGCACATCCTTGTGGTGTTACTATGGAGTCATAAAGCCAGGGGGCTTCATCCTAGCGACTACTAATGGTCTCGGTATCATCATCGAGCTTGTTTATGTTACATTATTCATCATTTATGCACCTCTAAGA GCCAAGACTGCCATATATCTTGGGATTTTGAATGTAGCAGTTCCAGCAATAGTAATTCTCATTACTCTTTTCACAATGCATGGAGACTTGCGCATCGATGTGCTAGGGTTTGTGTGTGCAGGCCTTAGTATAGTCATGTACGGTTCGCCTCTTGTTGTTGTG AAAAGGGTGTTGACTACAAAGAGTGTGGAGTATATGCCTTTCcttctatcatttttctttttcttaaatggAGGGATTTGGACTGTCTACGCCATCCTTGTGAAAGACTTCTTCCTTGGT GTACCAAATGGGATTGGATTTCTTCTTGGAACAGCTCAGATGGTGCTCTATGCCATGTACTGGAAATCTAAGCCATCCCAAAATATTTCAGAGGAGTTGGAGGATGGATGGCAACACAAGCATCTCATACCCGAAAACAGTTCCGAAGACTAG